In Rissa tridactyla isolate bRisTri1 chromosome 5, bRisTri1.patW.cur.20221130, whole genome shotgun sequence, the sequence tcacctagagcaggttgcacaggaacgcatccaggagggttttgaatataTCCAGAGTTGGAGAcgccactacctctctgggcagcctgttccagtgctctgccaccttcaaagtaaagaagttcctgctcgtgtttaggtggaactttctatgctcaagtttgtgccctttacctcttgtcctgtccccgggcaccactgaaaagagtctgtccccatcctcctgacacccaccctttaagtatttataagtgttgataaggtcacccctcagacgtcttttttccagactgaagagacccaaatccctcagactttcttcacaagagaggtgttccagtcccctaatcatcttggtagctctctgctgcaccctttccagcagttccctgtcccttttgaaccgggaagcccagaactggacacagtactcaaggtacagcctcaccaaggcagagtagagggggaggatgacctccctcgacctgctggccacacccttcttgatgcaccccaggatgccattggcctttttggccatgagggcacattgctggctcatggtcatcctgttgtccaccaggactcccaggtctctttcagctgagctgctctccagcaggtcagcccccaacctgtactggtgcatggggttattcctccccaggtgcagcaccctacacttgcccttattgaatttcataaggttcctctttgcccaactctccagcctgtccaggtctctctgtatggtggcacagccttccggtgtgtcagctaccccccccagctttgtgtcatcagcaaacttgctgagggtgcactctatcccctcatccaggtcattgaagAATATAtagaagaggactggacccagtactgacccctgaggaacaccactcgtcactgacctccaactagactctgtgcccctaatcacaaccctctgagctctgtctttcaaccagttattgatccaccttactgtccattcatcaagcccacttttcctaagcttccctatgaggatgctgtgggagactgtgtcgaacgccttgcttaagtcaaggtagaccacattcAAGTATGTCTTTTGCCACAACAAGATAACTGAAAGAACCTTTCTTACCATTGCACTGTCGTGCTAACAGTGTAAATGAGAAACAGCAAGAGAGAGACTTTAGTCTTTAACAGAATGTGCCGGCACCACCCTAATGTGGGCACTTGGTCACCCAGCTGTGGCTTTAAAAGTGTGAGTTCAAGTGGCCAAAGTGAAGTCTCTAACCAAGCAACATTCCTCATTGATGGCCGATGGGGACAGTGTGAATACCCAGAGGGCAACCCCAGCTCCTCTAGGCACTATGAaataaaaggaggggaaaagggcaAGTAATCCCTCAGGTGGTGTGTGTCTGTGGGAAAACCTTCCAAGGGGCACAGAGGCTAGCTTTTCACTGGCCTCCAGAAGTGCTGGATGCAGCCAGTGCACTCAGGGTGTGCCTGACCACAGCCCAAGGATTAAACTACCAGCAACCCGTCGGCGGGTCTGATCCTTCCTGAGCTGCGCATTAGTGGAAAGTTGGGCTTCCTGTTGCTCTCTCCTGCGGTCCGGGAGTGGATCAGACCGACTCCGCGATCCCTGGCTGAGCCTGTGCCTCGCAGCCGCTCGTCTGCGCATGAGTCGCCGCGGGAGGCTCCGCGGCTGGAGTATTTCAGGGGCTGGGCACCGGGGGAAGATGCTCAGTGCCTGACGGAGGCCGTGCGCCCGGCGGAGCGGGGAGCCGCGGCGGGACATGGAGAGGGCGCCGGCGCGGGGGGAACCGCCGAGCCCGGCCTGAagccggggcggcgcggccgtCGGGGCAGCGCCCgcttcagcaccgcggacagcgcgCAGCGGGCACCGCGCCCCCGCCGCTCCGGACCCGGCTCCCCGCTGACCCCGGacccgctcccccggccccgggacCCTCTGTCCCCGGCTCCCCGCTACCCCAAGCCCCGCTACCCCGGCCCCAGGACCTTCTACCCCCGGCTCCCCGCTTCCCCCGTCCCCGTTACCCCGTCCCCGGGACTCtcctcccccggctccccgctacccctggccccgctccccgctgccgccggctTCGGTCCTCGGGTGCCCCGACCTCCCTCCCTACCTCGTGTGTACCTCCCCGCTAGCCTCGGCTCCGGCCCCACTCCTCCCGCTCCCCCGCTGCCTGGCACCGCTATCAGGGAacaccagccccgctcccccgcgggTACTCTCCCCCCTACTCCGCCCggccgcccagccccgctcccctcgcctctctctctgccccttcggcTCTGCTCCCTGCGCTCCTGCTCCTGTCCCCACACCCCGCTGCTCCCGGctctgctccccgctccccgctccccgctcccggctcccccggcccctgCGCCCCGGCCCGCGCCGCCGGCAACATGCGCGGGCGGCCGCGGGCGGCGGCAGGCGAGGCTGCGGTGCCGGCTCGGAtgcccccttcctcctgccctggccaGCTCCAGGCGACCCGCTGAGAGATGGACTTGGCAGGCGTGCTGCTGGCGTTGCTCCTCGTGCTGGTGCTGGTTGTCTCTCTGCTCTCCAACCTCCTGGTGCTGCTATGCTTCGTCTACAGTACGGAGATCCGCAAGCAGGTCGCCGGGGTTTTCCTGGTGAACTTGTCCTTTTGCAACCTGCTCCTCACCGTCCTGAACATGCCTTTTACCCTGCTGGGGATCCTGAGGAACCAGCAGCCCCTCGGGGGCTGCGTCTGCAAAGCGGTGGGTTTCCTGGAAACTTTCCTGACTTCCAACACGATGCTGAGCATGGCAGCACTCAGCATCGACAAATGGATTGCCGTGGTGTTCCCCTTGAGCTACACCAGCAAGATGCGGTATAAGGACGCTGTGATACTGATGGGCTACTCGTGGCTCCACTCCCTCACGTTCCCCTTGGTATCCTTGTTTTACTCGTGGGTAGATTACAGCAGCGTTTATGCCTCTTGCACCTTGCACCTGAAGGAAGAGACGGAGCGGAGAAGGTTTACAGTGTTCACCATCGTCTTTCACTCCACCAGTTTCATGCTGTCACTGGTGATCTTGTGTTTCACCTATTTAAAGGTGTTGAAAGTTGCCCGGTTCCATTGCAAGCGGATAGACATTATTACCATGCAGACTCTGGTTTTGCTGGTGGATATCCACCCCAGGTAATGCGTGCGTGTTCATATTCGCAGTTCCGGGGCACTTGCGATAGGTACCTCAGGTGGAGAGGATGTCCTGGCTCCCCAGCACCCTttcctgcacccctgcctgccctggccaCATGGCAAACCCTAGTTTCAGACGCTGCTTATAGTGCCAAAAGCAGGTGGCTTGTGCATTTGTAGCCTGCTTTGTTTAAATGCTAGTCCCACTCGACGGGTGCTCTCCCACTTGCCTGGGCTCCCTTTAACAGGGAGCCACTGCTTTGGTGAGTGCGATCGTCCCCAAGctcggtggggctggggctgccctcccctccccggggggctgccaccctccctcccgggctggcacaggggctgccctgccctcccctcccacgGGGCAGGGTCTCTCCAGCCGGGAGCGagtccttcccctctcccctggtCTCACATCTTGCCTCCTCACTTCTTGCCTTAACCCACCAACTGCTCTTTTCCCTTTGCAGTGTGAAGCAGCGCTGTCTTAATGAGCAGAAACGAAGGAGGCAGCGGGCTACcaagaaaatcagtatttttatagGGTCATTCGTGATCTGTTTTGGTCCTTACATTATCACCAGGTTAGTATTGCCTCTTGGGGTGGGGAACATTCTGGGACCTTTATGCTCTCTGATGTGCAGGTGCCCGGCAGGGACTAGAGCTAATTTTGGGGTGCCAGAGCCTGATGGAGACCCAGGGCCAAGcctgcctgcacacccagccTGCTGGGCGAAGCCTTGGCAGCCTCTGGCTCTCCTTTCCTCGTTGCAGCCAGGTCTGGGAGCCTCTTGCCAAGAGCAAGAAGCTTTTAGGACGAGTACCAGGAATTACCTACATGCCAGTGGGAGATGAAAGCGGTTTAAAAGACTTGCCACCCTTCCTTATTAGCACAACCTGCGCGATAGGGAGGAAAGCAGacaggtgctttttttttaaaggcataagGCCAAACTTGCTGCTATTGGAAGCTGAGGCGAGATAATTTAAATTTATCCAGGCCGATAATTTGTCAGATAAGCTTTGTGTCCGGAAACATTAATGTCTGTAAATATATTGCTAATGGGGCAGCATGGCCTTGTGATGAGGTGTGAGAGTTATCTCCCaggaaaagcaataataaaatgtaTAGGCAACACTGTGTTCCTTAACTGGTCAGAATCATTGTCATCCAGCCAGGTGgtttgcactttttaaaatagtCATGTATCATTCTCATTCCGTACTTGCATAGTCTTTATACAGCATATGGTTATTACTTTTAAGTCTTGCATAAATCAGTGAGCTGGAAGCCAGCGTAACTCTACTGAATTGTAGCACCTCAGGATTCACCCTTTCATCTCTAAACTGAAACAGGCTACTCTTTcactagtgatttttttaaaatgtctcccACTTCACAGTGTGTTCAAGACATACTTGAAGAGAACTGACTCCCGTCCAGGAAGGTTTACTAATCTTTGTAAAACCACCCTGGTGAGGGCTTCCTCAAGGTTGCTGCCAAGCCGCCAGGGTCTGCAGCTACACCAGTTTACAGAAACTGGCCAGCTTTAGAGCACTGATCTTACACAGTCACATATATAGAGGCCACTCACGATCACTGTAATTGCCCTTTTCTTACATGGGTAGGGGGACAGATTGAGGCCAGTGCACAAAATGGCAATGTTTTTTAACCTTTAGGATGACATTTCTTTCAGTTCCCATTTATATGTTGAAAGGGATTCCTAACTGATTGCCTagataactgcatttttttttctgcagttgaaaGGATTATTATAAACATTAACATTACATCACAGAGTTAAAAGATTAATTGATCACTGTTCAGTACATTCTGAGTCATTTTCTGTTCACTTTTGCCATAAGCAGGATATAATTATATTGAGCAAAGTGGTTTTACCATCTTCTTTCCATCCGAACATTACCAAGCTCAGCAAATTCCAGCATTGCCACATTTTTCAGGGTGAAGGTATTTCTCATAAACTTCTAAAATAAAAGTGACTTCCTTTTTCAGACCTTGCATTTGGCAAATGTGAGATGGTGCATTTTCTAGGTCTGACAAACTGGTGCCTCATGTGTCACTAGAGAGAAGACTGAGGGTTGGTTTGTATAAGTGTGTGTGTCAAGGTACAGCTGCTGTCTCAGTCACAAACACCCGAGGTGGTTCAGTGACAGCAAGATGGGAAGTATCTGGGGAGGACATCCTCAAAGGCTTTGTCCCAATGGCAAGACAGTGTCCAGGCAGCACTAGATAAAAGGTGATGGTGGCGAAGATGTTGGAGGACTTACTGCTGTGCccatttctccatttttcccccatTTAGTGCCACCCCCTCTGTTTTTCAGAGGGGTGGCACTAAAATCATCTTTATGGAAGCAATGTGAGAGATCTCCTCCtctgttttcctgctctttggCCCGGTGACTCAGTTTGTGTTGTGAGCTCAGTATTTGCTCCTCATTTCAGAAATGTGAATGAGATTATGATCATTAGCAATATATTCGTCTGTTCACTAAGAGCCAAAAGAtgaatttcatcttttctgtaacagcactgaaaagaagaaaatggtacTAAGATGCATTCAGATGGGTATTTCTAAGGCTGACTTGATTCGGCCAGGCCCATTATCTTATTAAAATCtgtgtaatttttcttctgttggctTCAGCACAATTATGCTTGGGCCCATAATACATTAAAGGAACACATAGTAATGTGTCTGTTTTCATGACTGAAAGATATCTTACTCTTCTTATTTAGTGTCTTTGTAAAAACATCAATCATGTAAATATCAAACATATATTTCTTGTATTAGGACAATATACAGGGTGGGATAAACCTAAGCAACCATGCAGCAAGTGTCATTTAttgtacatttatttatttctcacaTTTTGTGTCTGGTAAATTTATTTGTCCCTCACATTTTGTATCTTTGTGTGCTCTCTGTTTTGAACTTACTGGAATTTTTTCCAAGCAGCTTCAAACTGAAGTcatcagatttttaaatgcacttgCCATAggaattatttcacttttatgCATACAAATGAGAAATTTTCCTGTCAGAGTTCAACCACTTGTTGCAATGTTCAGTCCTAGCGGTGGTAAGTCAGCTTTTCTGAGGGACTGGAACAGCTTCAAAAGTCAACGCCCTGCAAGTTGGGAGCTCTGCACTTTGGAAAGTGGCCAAAAGGTTCTTCAAGCCTTGAGAAAGCTTCTGATCTTACATCTTCAAACAGCGATGTTTTAGGGTACAGAAAAGGGCTATTTTATTTcatggtactttttttttttttttttttttttctggaatgaatATAACAAAATAGTATATTCTTGCTCCTGCCAAAGGTTTCACAAAAGATGTACAGATAATAAAACCTTCTCACCCTGTTCTTTCCACCTTCCTGGAGAGTTTGCCCACTGCAGATGAGCTATATGCCAGATGTTTGCTGAATAGTCTGAAGGTTTGCTCTCACTTCTGTGGAAAAATTGCTTAACTTAGTTGCAGTTTCTGCACCCATGATTAATACACCCATCTCAACTGAGGTGCTGAGGCCACTAATCATCCGTGAAGCACAGACCGGGAGACACAGGTCTGGAGACAGCTGGCTGGTCATATAATGATGATAAAATTGTTGTCTCCCTGTTTTCTTTGGCCAAAGTAGCGGTCAGCCAAGTGTACACAGAAACCTTCATGGGTAAGTAGATGCAGTTGTGCTCCTAAGCATACTATGGGATTGCAGGTGCTGCCCAAATCTCTCTGAGATACTGCTGTGTTGTTGTTCATACTACAACAGTCTAACCTGAATCCTCTTTGCATATGTGATAATTCACAGGAGTGGTGGAATGCAGGTTCACTGTTCTGTACCTGAGGGGGTGGATCTAGACCAGGTTTCTGGTGTCATTTGAGATGCTGCATAGTATCCAAAACCTCTACATAGGTTGGCAGATATGACACAGGAGCTGAAGGAGACCCAGAACttccaggagcagcagcctgaaGCGCAGGGGGTTATGCCCAAATGTCTCAAATGTCACTAGACAGCTGTACTTAGGCAACTGAGTTGAGTGAGCCTGGATGCCCCAAGTCACATGTGTCTATCTCAAGCTTGCCATGGGAGAGTCAATTATGTCGCCAAGATTTTGTCCACTTACTAGCACAACTCTCTAAATTCAGAAAGTGAGCAATAAACTGCAGCACTTTCTTATCTCCAATGCCTGGGAGCATGGACATTGAAACcacactttttctctctttctataGAGGGAACAATTGTTGTCTCCCAGTGGCTTTGCTAGAAAAGTTCCCTTTGCCTTTATCAAATCCAAGGAGTCAGGGCCCTTCTCCTGCAGGGACCGTGTGCTGTAAGAAAATAAGTGATACATTAATGTTTCATGAAGCTTGAGTTTAGCACCAGGCTCAGTGTGAATATAACACTCAAGTGTTTCCATCTCTCTTTAATGTTTAACAGGTTGATAGAGCTCCTTCCTTTTGTTACCATAAATTACTACTGGGGAATTATAAGCAAGTGCCTGACCTACAGCAAGGCTGCATCAGATCCATTTGTTTACTCACTTTTACGTCAACAGTACAAAAAAGTTCTGATCAACATCCTCAATAGGATACTTAAGAGGGACCTGTATCCATCATCGGGGTACAACAGCTCTCTCGACACTGAAAACGATTACTGCTTGCACAGAACAAACTAACAACAGGAAACGCATCCCCTTCGAGTGAGACAGgcatttgctgctgctggaaagctgccttttCCCTCTTGTGCTGACAGTGGTGACAGTGTCTCCAGGGTGTGAAAGCTGCGTTAATGTGATGCATTTCATTGTGGACTTTCAGGAAACGCTCTTCCCTGGTCTGCAGCCAAGTACAATACATGGCAAAGCCTTGTCCCTGAGCGAATGGAGTAGGCTTGAGGGGTTTTAAGAGAGCCTTCGGAGGCTTTAGAGAAGCTTAGAGAGCTATTAATGTTCCATGTCTGAAGACTTGGTATATTTTGGAGCGTCCCACATCAGACGTGATATTCCAGCGTCTTCTGGGACCGCAGGAATCCCCAGGTTGGAAGGAGATGTTCAGAGTCCTCTGTGCTGCGCATGTAACTTGGCAGCCCTGGATCAGCTCTGTTAG encodes:
- the GPR78 gene encoding G-protein coupled receptor 78; this encodes MDLAGVLLALLLVLVLVVSLLSNLLVLLCFVYSTEIRKQVAGVFLVNLSFCNLLLTVLNMPFTLLGILRNQQPLGGCVCKAVGFLETFLTSNTMLSMAALSIDKWIAVVFPLSYTSKMRYKDAVILMGYSWLHSLTFPLVSLFYSWVDYSSVYASCTLHLKEETERRRFTVFTIVFHSTSFMLSLVILCFTYLKVLKVARFHCKRIDIITMQTLVLLVDIHPSVKQRCLNEQKRRRQRATKKISIFIGSFVICFGPYIITRLIELLPFVTINYYWGIISKCLTYSKAASDPFVYSLLRQQYKKVLINILNRILKRDLYPSSGYNSSLDTENDYCLHRTN